One region of Chryseobacterium sp. C-71 genomic DNA includes:
- a CDS encoding DNA-directed RNA polymerase subunit alpha, with translation MAILQFIKPDKVILLNSDEFKGQFEFRPLEPGFGLTIGNALRRVLLSSLEGYAISSIKIEGVEHEFSTIPGVIEDVTEIILNLKQVRLKATAENQTNEQVVAKVSGQTVITAGDLGKSINGFEILNPELMICNLNSDVTFEITFNVEKGRGYVPSDQNKSNNAPVGTIAIDSIFTPIKKVQYSIENYRVEQKTDYEKLVLDIETDGSISPQNALTEASKILIYHFMLFSDERITLETEAVKASIQYDEETLHTRQLLKSKLADMDLSVRALNCLKAAEVETLGELVSYSKSDLMKFRNFGKKSLTELEELVHSKGLNFGFDVAKYKLDADN, from the coding sequence ATGGCAATTTTACAATTCATAAAACCCGATAAAGTAATTCTACTTAACTCTGATGAATTTAAAGGTCAATTCGAATTCAGACCTTTAGAACCAGGTTTCGGGCTTACAATCGGTAATGCTTTGAGAAGAGTGTTGCTTTCTTCTCTGGAAGGATACGCTATTTCATCTATCAAAATAGAAGGTGTAGAGCACGAATTTTCAACGATTCCAGGAGTAATTGAAGACGTTACCGAAATTATTCTTAACCTTAAGCAGGTAAGATTAAAAGCTACGGCAGAAAACCAAACTAACGAACAGGTTGTTGCTAAAGTTTCCGGTCAAACTGTAATTACTGCTGGGGATTTAGGTAAATCGATCAACGGTTTTGAGATTCTTAATCCAGAATTGATGATCTGTAACCTAAACTCAGATGTAACTTTCGAAATCACGTTTAATGTAGAAAAAGGAAGAGGGTATGTACCTTCAGACCAGAACAAGTCAAACAATGCTCCTGTAGGAACTATTGCTATTGACTCTATTTTTACGCCGATCAAAAAAGTGCAGTACAGCATTGAAAATTATCGTGTAGAGCAAAAAACAGACTACGAAAAATTAGTATTAGATATTGAAACTGACGGTTCTATAAGCCCTCAGAATGCTTTAACTGAAGCTTCTAAGATATTGATTTATCACTTCATGTTGTTCTCTGATGAGAGAATCACTCTAGAAACTGAAGCTGTAAAGGCATCTATCCAATACGATGAAGAAACTCTTCACACAAGACAACTTCTTAAGTCTAAATTAGCAGATATGGATCTTTCTGTAAGAGCCTTAAACTGTCTAAAAGCGGCTGAAGTTGAAACATTGGGAGAACTAGTTTCTTACAGTAAGTCTGATTTGATGAAATTCAGAAATTTTGGTAAAAAATCTTTGACAGAACTAGAAGAATTAGTGCATTCAAAAGGTCTTAACTTCGGTTTCGACGTTGCAAAATATAAATTAGACGCTGATAATTAA
- the rplQ gene encoding 50S ribosomal protein L17, with amino-acid sequence MRHGKKFNHLGRTASHRSALLSNMACSLIEHKRINTTVAKAKALRVYVEPLLTKAKEDTTHNRRIVFSYLQSKEAVTELFRTVAPKIAERNGGYTRIIKTGFRPGDAADTALIELVDFNELYNPNAEEKKTTRRSRRSTTATKKEAVVAEAPVVEEKVEEPKAEATDSTEEKAGE; translated from the coding sequence ATGAGACACGGTAAAAAATTCAATCACTTAGGAAGAACAGCTTCTCACAGAAGCGCGTTACTTTCTAATATGGCTTGTTCTCTGATTGAGCATAAAAGAATCAACACTACTGTAGCTAAAGCGAAAGCTTTAAGAGTATACGTTGAGCCTCTATTAACAAAAGCAAAAGAAGATACTACACACAACAGAAGAATTGTTTTTTCATATCTTCAAAGTAAAGAAGCGGTTACTGAATTATTCAGAACTGTAGCTCCGAAAATCGCTGAAAGAAACGGTGGTTATACGAGAATCATCAAGACTGGTTTCAGACCTGGTGATGCTGCAGATACTGCTTTGATCGAGTTAGTTGATTTCAATGAGCTTTATAATCCTAATGCTGAGGAGAAGAAGACGACAAGAAGAAGCAGAAGATCTACAACAGCTACTAAGAAAGAAGCTGTGGTTGCTGAAGCTCCTGTAGTAGAAGAAAAAGTAGAAGAGCCTAAGGCAGAAGCTACAGATTCTACTGAAGAAAAAGCTGGTGAGTAA
- a CDS encoding N-acetylmuramoyl-L-alanine amidase — MKILKNKLSKTLSNESISFTDTPNKGGDMNPNTIIIHFTAGRSAESSISWFKDPAAKASAHLVIDREGKITQMIEFGKKAWHAGKSRWADRSGLNDFSIGIELDNPGRLTKVNDRFYSWFEKEYPKDVVVEGKHKHEKNVTYWHSFTEKQIDACFKVCKLLMENYNVKEVLGHDDVSPYRKNDPGPAFPMESFRAKLFGRDDDTADIYKVTVNNVNIRKGAGTEFESLRQLQKDAKVEFLKSKLGWFYVYVLEKPKEGEEPLYGWINGSLLQKV; from the coding sequence ATGAAAATTTTAAAAAACAAATTATCAAAAACACTTTCCAATGAAAGTATAAGTTTTACAGACACCCCAAATAAGGGTGGTGACATGAATCCCAATACTATAATTATTCATTTTACGGCAGGTCGCAGTGCAGAAAGTTCTATTAGCTGGTTTAAAGATCCTGCTGCAAAAGCTTCGGCGCATCTTGTCATAGACAGGGAAGGAAAAATCACCCAGATGATTGAATTTGGTAAAAAAGCTTGGCACGCCGGAAAAAGCAGATGGGCAGACAGGTCAGGGTTGAATGACTTTTCGATAGGGATCGAACTAGATAATCCTGGAAGGCTAACAAAAGTAAATGATAGATTTTATTCTTGGTTCGAAAAAGAATATCCTAAGGATGTTGTGGTTGAAGGCAAACATAAACATGAAAAAAATGTAACCTATTGGCACAGTTTTACCGAAAAACAGATAGATGCATGTTTTAAAGTATGTAAACTATTAATGGAAAATTATAACGTCAAGGAAGTTTTGGGACATGATGATGTTTCACCCTACAGAAAAAACGATCCCGGTCCGGCTTTTCCGATGGAAAGCTTTCGTGCTAAATTATTCGGGCGTGATGATGATACTGCAGATATTTATAAAGTTACTGTCAATAACGTCAATATTAGAAAAGGAGCAGGTACAGAATTTGAATCTCTAAGACAACTTCAGAAAGATGCTAAAGTTGAATTCCTAAAAAGTAAGCTAGGCTGGTTTTATGTGTATGTGTTAGAAAAACCTAAAGAAGGAGAAGAACCTTTGTATGGCTGGATAAATGGATCATTATTACAGAAAGTATAA
- a CDS encoding response regulator transcription factor, giving the protein MSISIAIVEDEKNYNNALKKVIDYQTDMKVIAQFFDGNAALKNLSNLSPDVVMMDIQLQDMLGIDIIEKLKKDLPTTQFIMCTSFENDEMIFNSLKAGALGYLIKGESMDKILSSIRDVYNGGAPMSFSIARRVLAHFEKKRIEVKDFEELTKRETEIVELLSQGLLYKEIADKIFVSIDTVKKHVGNIYRKLHVNNKVEAINKFNYFKN; this is encoded by the coding sequence ATGAGCATTTCCATAGCCATAGTAGAAGACGAAAAAAACTACAACAATGCGTTGAAGAAAGTGATCGATTACCAGACTGATATGAAGGTGATCGCACAGTTTTTTGACGGAAATGCTGCTCTCAAAAATTTATCTAATCTTTCTCCTGACGTAGTCATGATGGATATCCAGCTGCAGGATATGCTTGGGATCGATATTATCGAAAAGTTGAAAAAAGATTTGCCGACAACACAATTCATTATGTGTACAAGCTTTGAGAATGACGAAATGATTTTCAATTCATTAAAAGCTGGCGCATTGGGATATCTCATCAAAGGCGAGAGTATGGATAAGATTCTGTCATCAATCCGTGACGTTTACAACGGAGGCGCTCCCATGAGTTTTTCTATTGCAAGAAGAGTTTTAGCTCATTTTGAAAAGAAAAGAATTGAAGTGAAAGATTTTGAAGAACTCACAAAACGTGAAACGGAAATCGTAGAATTGTTATCTCAAGGACTTTTATATAAAGAAATCGCAGATAAAATATTTGTAAGCATCGATACGGTAAAAAAACACGTCGGAAACATTTACAGAAAACTCCACGTCAATAATAAAGTGGAGGCTATTAATAAATTTAACTATTTTAAAAACTAG
- a CDS encoding sensor histidine kinase, whose product MYNKRQLLHLRENQLKESEYQNQLLQKELEKQKSIELERERISHDMHDDLGAGISALKLQAEFLKQKADDEDLINDINELLKTSEEMNISMREMLWSLNSGNDTVGSFVEYAKIYAEGFLKKTPIVLTFDRDQIVSETPISTELRRSMFLCIKEALNNAYKYSGADQLKLSFIQESKYLIMEISDNGRGFKIENASGNGLRNMDRRMKESCGKFEISSTEKGTSIFFKINL is encoded by the coding sequence ATGTACAATAAAAGACAACTTCTTCATTTACGAGAAAACCAACTCAAAGAATCCGAATACCAAAACCAACTTCTCCAAAAAGAACTCGAAAAACAAAAGTCTATAGAGCTAGAACGTGAACGCATTTCTCACGACATGCACGATGATCTCGGAGCAGGAATTTCCGCACTCAAACTTCAGGCAGAATTTCTAAAACAAAAAGCAGATGACGAAGATTTAATAAACGATATCAATGAACTCCTAAAAACTTCCGAAGAAATGAATATCTCAATGCGCGAAATGCTTTGGAGTTTAAATTCAGGAAATGATACCGTTGGAAGTTTCGTTGAATATGCTAAAATTTATGCGGAGGGTTTTTTGAAAAAGACACCGATTGTGTTGACTTTTGATAGAGATCAAATTGTTTCGGAGACACCTATCTCAACAGAATTAAGACGTAGTATGTTTCTCTGTATCAAAGAAGCTTTAAATAACGCGTATAAATATAGTGGTGCAGATCAACTAAAGCTTTCGTTTATTCAGGAGAGTAAATATTTGATTATGGAAATATCAGACAATGGTAGAGGATTTAAAATAGAAAATGCATCAGGGAACGGTCTCAGGAATATGGATCGCAGAATGAAAGAATCCTGCGGAAAATTTGAAATTTCATCCACAGAAAAAGGAACTTCTATTTTTTTCAAGATTAATTTATAA
- the eno gene encoding phosphopyruvate hydratase, whose protein sequence is MSYISYIEARQILDSRGNPTIEVDVFTESGAMGRAAVPSGASTGEHEAVELRDGGSEWMGKGVSKAVENVREVIAPELVGLPVYDQNLLDQIMIDLDGTKNKGNIGANAILGVSLAAAKAAAAELKMPLYKYIGGVNANTLPVPMMNVINGGSHSDAPIAFQEFMVMPVKADSFSHALRKGTEIFHNLKAILHSRGLSTAVGDEGGFAPTFKGTEDALDTLLQAIEKAGYKPGDDVMIALDCAASEFYKDGVYDYRKFQTPDAAQFTSSEQVSYLAELANKYPIISIEDGMQENDWEGWKMLTDKIGDRVQLVGDDLFVTNVERLKRGVDEGIANSILVKVNQIGSLSETMAAVQMAQHNRFTSVMSHRSGETEDSTIADLAVAMNCGQIKTGSASRSDRMAKYNQLLRIEEALGDTAYFPGLDAFKIKR, encoded by the coding sequence ATGAGTTACATTTCTTACATAGAAGCGAGACAGATTTTGGATTCAAGAGGAAATCCTACAATTGAAGTTGATGTATTTACAGAAAGTGGCGCGATGGGTCGTGCTGCAGTGCCTTCTGGAGCATCTACCGGAGAACATGAAGCAGTAGAATTGCGTGATGGCGGTTCTGAGTGGATGGGGAAAGGTGTTTCTAAAGCTGTAGAAAATGTAAGAGAAGTAATTGCTCCTGAGTTGGTGGGTCTTCCGGTCTATGATCAGAACCTTTTAGATCAGATCATGATCGATTTAGACGGAACAAAAAACAAAGGGAATATCGGTGCTAATGCAATTTTAGGTGTTTCTTTGGCTGCTGCAAAAGCTGCTGCTGCTGAACTAAAAATGCCTTTATACAAATATATCGGTGGTGTTAATGCAAATACACTTCCTGTTCCGATGATGAATGTAATCAATGGTGGATCTCACTCAGATGCCCCGATTGCTTTTCAGGAATTTATGGTAATGCCGGTAAAAGCAGATTCATTCTCTCACGCACTGAGAAAAGGAACTGAGATTTTCCACAACCTGAAAGCGATTCTTCATTCAAGAGGTCTTTCTACTGCAGTAGGTGACGAAGGTGGTTTTGCGCCAACTTTCAAAGGAACTGAAGATGCTTTGGATACTTTACTTCAAGCTATCGAAAAAGCGGGTTACAAACCAGGTGATGATGTAATGATCGCATTAGATTGCGCAGCTTCAGAATTCTACAAAGACGGAGTTTACGATTATAGAAAATTCCAGACTCCAGATGCAGCTCAGTTTACAAGCAGCGAGCAGGTTTCTTATTTAGCTGAATTGGCAAATAAATACCCAATCATCTCTATTGAAGACGGTATGCAGGAAAATGACTGGGAAGGTTGGAAAATGTTAACCGATAAAATCGGTGACAGAGTACAATTGGTAGGTGACGATTTATTCGTAACCAATGTTGAGAGATTAAAAAGAGGGGTTGACGAAGGAATTGCCAACTCAATTTTGGTTAAAGTAAACCAAATCGGTTCTCTTTCTGAAACAATGGCAGCAGTACAAATGGCTCAACACAATAGGTTTACATCAGTAATGTCTCACAGATCGGGTGAAACTGAAGACTCTACCATCGCAGATTTAGCAGTTGCAATGAATTGCGGCCAGATCAAAACTGGTTCTGCTTCAAGATCAGACAGAATGGCGAAGTACAACCAATTGTTGAGAATTGAAGAAGCTTTGGGGGATACTGCTTATTTCCCTGGATTAGATGCTTTTAAAATCAAAAGATAA
- a CDS encoding citrate synthase yields the protein MSDNKVILNYDGNSYEYPIVDSTIGDRGIDISKLRDQTGLITLDLGYKNTGATLSEITYLDGDQGELFYRGYPIEQIAEKSNFTEVMYLLLHGELPTKEQFETFNGNIKKYNFVAEEMKKIIDAFPRSAHPMGVLSSLTSALTAFNPKAVNVQSKEEMDLAAELLIAKFAHLAAWTYRKTLGLPLNHGDNSLNYVENFYKMAFRLPNEEFEINPVVTAALDKLLILHADHEQNCSTSTVRMVGSAHTGLFASVSAGISALWGPLHGGANQAVIEMLELIEKDGGDVNKWVEKAKDKNDSFRLMGFGHRVYKNFDPRAKIIKKAADDLLLALGIEDKALDIAMQLEKVALEDEYFIERKLYPNVDFYSGIIYRALGIPTEMFTVMFALGRLPGWIAQWKEMRLKGDPIGRPRQVYQGAQKRDYIDITNR from the coding sequence ATGTCAGACAACAAAGTTATATTGAATTACGACGGTAATTCGTATGAATATCCAATCGTGGATAGTACAATCGGAGACAGAGGAATAGATATTTCAAAATTAAGAGACCAAACAGGTCTTATTACCCTAGATTTAGGATACAAAAACACAGGTGCTACATTAAGCGAGATTACCTATCTTGATGGTGACCAAGGAGAATTGTTCTACAGAGGATATCCTATCGAGCAAATCGCTGAGAAATCAAACTTTACTGAGGTAATGTACCTTTTGTTACACGGTGAATTGCCTACAAAAGAACAATTTGAAACTTTCAACGGTAATATCAAAAAATATAACTTCGTAGCAGAGGAGATGAAAAAAATCATCGATGCTTTCCCTCGTTCTGCTCACCCAATGGGAGTTTTATCTTCTCTTACTTCTGCATTGACTGCTTTTAATCCTAAAGCTGTTAACGTACAGTCTAAAGAAGAGATGGATCTTGCTGCAGAATTGCTGATTGCTAAATTTGCTCACCTTGCAGCTTGGACGTACAGAAAAACTTTAGGTTTACCATTAAACCACGGAGATAATAGCCTGAACTATGTAGAGAATTTCTACAAAATGGCTTTCAGATTACCAAATGAAGAGTTTGAAATCAATCCTGTAGTTACAGCTGCTTTAGATAAATTATTAATCCTTCATGCTGACCACGAGCAAAACTGTTCTACATCTACTGTAAGAATGGTAGGTTCTGCTCATACAGGTCTTTTTGCTTCAGTATCAGCGGGTATTTCTGCACTTTGGGGCCCACTTCACGGTGGTGCAAATCAGGCAGTTATCGAAATGCTTGAATTAATTGAAAAAGATGGTGGAGACGTTAACAAGTGGGTGGAGAAAGCTAAAGATAAAAATGACAGCTTCCGTTTGATGGGCTTCGGACACAGAGTTTACAAAAACTTTGATCCAAGAGCGAAAATCATCAAAAAAGCTGCTGACGATTTGTTACTTGCATTGGGAATTGAAGACAAAGCGCTTGATATTGCAATGCAATTGGAAAAAGTTGCTCTTGAAGACGAATACTTCATCGAAAGAAAATTGTATCCAAACGTAGATTTCTATTCAGGTATCATCTACAGAGCGTTAGGAATTCCTACAGAAATGTTTACCGTAATGTTCGCATTAGGAAGACTTCCGGGATGGATCGCTCAATGGAAAGAAATGAGATTAAAAGGAGACCCGATTGGAAGACCAAGACAGGTTTACCAAGGTGCTCAAAAAAGAGATTACATCGATATTACCAACAGATAA
- a CDS encoding dimethylarginine dimethylaminohydrolase family protein, whose protein sequence is MKLNIKNETGRLKSVVLGQPNSMGPDPTLEESYDAKSYHSIQHNIYPKEKDIIAEMEAFEKVLKKYDVEVLRPSIIKDYNQVFARDVSFVIDDKMIISNVIADRADEQDAYRSIFEKVKWRDIINLPDTAHIEGGDVIVWNDFIFIGTCFSQDYRNYKTARTNEYAIEILKEYFPKKRILDFELKKNDREPYQGILHLDCTFNPIGSDKCIVYKNGFVDESDYNLILDIFGEENCFHVNDEEMFEMFPNIFSISPEVVVSDSSFTRMNNHLRNEWGMTVEEIPYREISKMGGLLRCSTMPLVRE, encoded by the coding sequence ATGAAACTAAATATCAAAAACGAAACCGGCAGACTAAAATCAGTAGTTTTGGGTCAGCCCAATTCAATGGGTCCGGATCCAACTTTAGAGGAAAGTTATGATGCAAAGTCATACCATTCCATCCAGCACAATATTTATCCTAAAGAAAAAGACATCATTGCTGAAATGGAAGCTTTTGAAAAAGTATTGAAAAAATACGATGTAGAAGTTCTTCGTCCGAGCATTATCAAAGATTACAATCAGGTTTTTGCAAGAGATGTTTCTTTTGTGATTGATGATAAAATGATTATTTCAAACGTCATCGCTGATCGTGCCGACGAACAAGATGCTTACCGATCAATCTTTGAAAAAGTAAAATGGAGAGATATTATTAATCTTCCCGATACTGCTCACATCGAAGGTGGAGATGTTATCGTGTGGAATGACTTTATTTTCATTGGAACTTGCTTTTCACAAGATTACAGAAATTACAAAACAGCTCGTACCAACGAATATGCAATCGAAATCTTAAAAGAATATTTTCCAAAGAAAAGAATTTTGGATTTTGAATTAAAGAAAAACGACAGAGAACCTTATCAGGGAATTTTACATTTAGATTGCACCTTCAATCCTATTGGTAGTGATAAATGTATTGTTTACAAAAACGGTTTTGTTGACGAAAGCGATTACAACTTAATCCTCGATATTTTCGGAGAAGAAAATTGTTTCCATGTCAATGACGAAGAAATGTTTGAAATGTTCCCAAATATTTTCTCAATTTCACCTGAAGTCGTTGTTTCAGACAGTTCATTTACAAGAATGAATAATCACCTCAGAAACGAATGGGGAATGACGGTTGAAGAAATTCCGTACAGAGAGATTTCTAAAATGGGAGGTTTGTTGAGGTGTTCTACGATGCCTTTGGTAAGAGAGTAA
- a CDS encoding four helix bundle protein, with product MSTIKFHQDLKVYQKSFDAAMEIYELSKTLPQDERYSLTDHIRRSSRSVSANISEAWGKRKYEKSFVAKLTDSEGEARESQTRLQFSLACKYISEEQFNNLNNQYNQIIGMLVNMMNQSKNWCTFSPKEK from the coding sequence ATGTCAACAATTAAATTTCATCAAGATCTTAAAGTTTATCAAAAGTCTTTTGATGCCGCAATGGAAATCTATGAACTTTCGAAAACGCTTCCTCAAGATGAACGCTATTCACTTACAGATCATATCAGAAGGTCATCTCGCTCAGTTTCTGCAAATATCAGCGAAGCTTGGGGAAAGAGAAAATATGAAAAATCTTTTGTAGCAAAACTAACAGACTCTGAAGGTGAAGCGAGAGAATCACAAACTCGGCTACAGTTTTCATTAGCTTGCAAATACATTAGCGAGGAACAATTTAATAATTTAAATAATCAGTATAATCAAATAATAGGGATGTTGGTTAACATGATGAATCAATCTAAAAATTGGTGCACATTTTCACCGAAAGAGAAGTAA
- the ctlX gene encoding citrulline utilization hydrolase CtlX: MQTTDTVLMIEPIAFGYNAETAENNYFQVEQKGADIQSKALAEFKIFVEKLKSKGINVITIKDTMNPHTPDSIFPNNWVSFHNDGKVVLYPMFATNRRVERREDIIESIKNQGFEVAEIDDWSLPEIQGHFLEGTGSMIFDHDNKIAYGSVSLRLDENLFREFCSKYDFTPVVFHSFQNVGEERLPIYHTNVMMCVADKFVVICLDCIDNELERSKVIETIKNSGKEIIEISEEQMQQFAGNMLQVQNVDGEKFLVMSQTAYQSLNAEQVSNIEKYCEIIYSDLNTIEVNGGGSARCMLAEVFLPKK; the protein is encoded by the coding sequence ATGCAAACAACAGATACAGTATTAATGATAGAGCCGATTGCATTCGGTTATAATGCAGAAACGGCGGAGAACAATTACTTTCAGGTGGAGCAGAAAGGTGCAGACATTCAGTCTAAAGCTTTAGCAGAATTTAAAATTTTTGTTGAAAAACTGAAAAGTAAAGGAATCAATGTCATTACGATAAAAGATACCATGAATCCTCACACGCCAGATTCTATTTTTCCAAATAATTGGGTGAGTTTTCACAACGATGGAAAAGTGGTTTTATATCCGATGTTCGCTACCAACAGAAGGGTTGAACGAAGAGAAGATATCATAGAAAGCATCAAAAACCAAGGTTTTGAAGTTGCTGAAATCGACGATTGGTCATTACCTGAAATTCAGGGACATTTTTTGGAGGGGACTGGAAGTATGATTTTCGATCACGATAATAAAATAGCTTACGGCTCGGTTTCTTTGAGATTAGATGAGAATTTATTCAGAGAATTTTGTTCTAAATATGATTTCACACCTGTTGTTTTTCATTCTTTTCAAAACGTGGGAGAAGAAAGACTTCCAATATACCATACCAACGTGATGATGTGCGTGGCAGATAAGTTTGTGGTGATTTGTCTTGACTGCATCGATAACGAATTAGAAAGAAGCAAAGTCATTGAAACCATTAAAAATTCAGGAAAAGAAATTATTGAAATTTCTGAAGAACAAATGCAGCAGTTTGCAGGAAATATGCTTCAGGTTCAGAATGTAGATGGTGAAAAGTTTCTGGTGATGAGCCAAACTGCATACCAGTCATTAAATGCTGAACAAGTTTCAAATATTGAAAAATATTGCGAAATCATTTACTCAGATTTAAATACAATTGAAGTGAATGGTGGTGGAAGCGCAAGATGTATGTTGGCTGAAGTATTCCTCCCTAAAAAATAA
- a CDS encoding transposase, whose protein sequence is MKEGYVIRDQEKIHFITCTVVDWIDVFSRKNYRDIVIDCLKYCNQNKGMLIYGYVIMTNHIHLIIQSKDGQLSDLIRDLKKYTSKNIVLAIQNNPESRREWMLERFAKATETHFRNKNFQFWQYGNHAEEIYTLHFLWG, encoded by the coding sequence ATGAAAGAAGGTTACGTTATAAGAGATCAGGAAAAAATTCACTTTATCACCTGTACGGTTGTTGATTGGATTGACGTATTTTCAAGAAAAAACTACAGAGATATTGTTATAGACTGTTTAAAATACTGCAATCAGAATAAAGGAATGCTGATTTATGGATATGTAATTATGACCAATCATATCCATTTAATCATACAGTCAAAAGATGGTCAACTCTCAGATCTAATTAGAGATTTAAAAAAATATACATCAAAAAATATTGTATTAGCAATTCAAAACAATCCGGAAAGCCGACGTGAGTGGATGTTGGAAAGATTTGCCAAGGCAACAGAGACACATTTCAGAAATAAGAACTTTCAGTTTTGGCAATATGGCAATCACGCCGAAGAAATTTATACCTTACATTTTCTTTGGGGATAA